The window GGCGCGCCGGCAATGATGCTGCCGACGAGGGCAGATAAGAATTTTGCGGTGCGGTTGCCCATCCTGGTCTCCCGATTACGCATGACGCAACTCGTTACCTTCCCTTTGTCGTCAAAGACTTGGGTGGCAATGAGCCGCAAATCCGGAGAGGATGTGGCCTGAATCGGGCCTGCGCGGCGTTGGTTCCGCCGCGGAATCACACTTTTCGCTGCTATTGCTTGGTCGAAGTCCAGGTTCCGCCGCAGCCGTCCGAGCGCCGGAAGGATCCGGAGCCGCTGCGGGCAGCGAGGCGGCCCGAGCCGGTGAAGGTCACGCCATCGCCTTGACCGAACGTGCTGACCGCGCCGCTCGCGCTGACGGTACCCGTGACGCCTTGGCCTATGACCTTGCCCGAGGAGACCACGACCGCGCCGGACGTGGTGCCGCCGCAGCCGATGCTGACGACCATCCAGGCGCCGTCGAAACTCCCGCCACCGCCTCCACCACCTCCACCGCCGCGTCGCGAGGAACTGCGCGGCTCCTCGGCCGGCTTGCTGCGACGCGCCGAGGGCGTCGGCTCGGCTGATCGATCCGATCGCGAGCCAGACAGCGACTTCTCGTCATTGCCGATGGAGCCGCCGGCGCTGCCGGACTGCGCGACTGCGGACGATGGACCAACGACGGCGGACAGGAAGAAGGTCAGGGCAATCGCAGAGATGACGGCGCGCATGAGCAAAATCCAAAATGAAAAATGGTATCAGCGGCCGGAGCCGTCGGCACAGACGGAACCGATAATGCGGCAAGTTTTGCCAGCCTTGCCGCATTCGTCAAGCGCGGCGTCTTTCGCGCGCTGCACGCTGTCGCGCTGGACCAGCGACCAGGATTTGTCGGAGATCGCGAACGCGCCGCAGCGGTTGCCGTAGAAAGACAGCTCGATCGGACATTTGGCGCCACCGCAATTGCCGCGCGCATCCGCCACCGCCGCGCGGCGCGAGGCGTGGTTCCAGGATATGCCCCATTTGCTGCCGTCGGGGCCGTAGACGATCGAACCCCATGGCTTCAGGTCCTCCATCTTGCGCATGCGCAGCAGCAGGCCTTCGGTGGCTTCGCCCGTTGGGGCCATGGAAATACGCTGCTGGAGCTTTGTGATCGCGCGGGTCATTCCGTCAGGGCTGTCAGGATCGAAATTGAGCTCGTAGAGCCGCTCGCTGAGTTCGCTCAGCAGGGCGGCATCGCGCAAGGGGACGCGGTCCGGATCGGCGCGCAGTCGATCCGCCGGCAAAGGATCAGGCTGCATCGCTGCGACCTGCGGCGGGGCGGTTTGCGTCGGGGGTACGAAATAGAAGGTGCCGTCGATCGGCGAGGACGACACCCAGGGCTGCTGCGCGCCGGAGGTGGCCCGCTTCACCGCGAGGCCGACCTGGTTGAAGGTCTGGAACACGTCGAGGCCCGCGGTCCGGACCGTCGCGGCCAAGGCCTTGGTGTAGGGGCTGTGGCCGTCGCTGCCGTCCTGGGCGACGTTGCCGGGTTGCGTTGCGTAGGAGATCAGCGTGCCCTCGGGCGCGCGCATCTGCGCGAGACCGCCATCGGAGGCGCGCAGGCCGCGTGAGCCGAACGGGTTGTTGCGGCAGGCGTCCAGGATCACGAGGTTGAGGCGCGTGCCTGATCCCTGCATCTGGCGCAGCACGAGGTTGACATCGGTCATCTGGAAGTCGACGTCGGCCTCGCGCGTCGGGTTGGCGCCGACCGGCACGAGATAGTTGGCGCCCGAGACCTGCACGCCGTGGCCGGCATAATAGAACAGCGCGACGTCGGCGCCCTGCACCTGCCGGCCAAAGCTCTGCACCGCCAGGTCCATCGCGCCCTTGTCGAGATCGAGCTGGGCGCGGCCTCCGACCAGCGTGAAGCCGAGCAGGCCAAGCGTCTCCGCCATCAGGCTCGCGTCCTTGGATGGATTGTCGAGCGGCGTGATGTTCTTGTAGGCGGAGTTGCCGACCACGAGCGCGATGCGCTTCTCGGCCGATGCGGGTAGCGTGGCGACGACGAGCAGGGCTGCGACCAGCGTCGCCAGCCCCGGGACGCGATTGAAAATTCTCGCGCGCATCAAAATTCCCCAAAAATAAGGCGTCAGTCTAACAGTCCGGCGCGCCGGCGAAAAGCGGTGCGGCGTTTGTACCGGCCGTCACGCCCGGCGATGACGCGGATAGGCCGCGTTGCGTATTCGCAGGCGAGGGGCCATGGCTTCGCGTTCCCGCGGCAGATTCTGCCCGAGCCTTTGGTGCCGTTCATCGCCCAATGGAGGCCAAAGGGCGCAGGGAAGGCCGGGCGCCGGCGGCACCCGTTGGTCCGTGCGCTACAGGAGTGCACACGGGGTGGACCGATGGGGTGGCCGATCGCCCGGCCTTCCCTGCGCGGATGGTTTTAACGGTGTCCTTCGTGCTCTC of the Bradyrhizobium sp. WSM1417 genome contains:
- a CDS encoding caspase family protein; this translates as MRARIFNRVPGLATLVAALLVVATLPASAEKRIALVVGNSAYKNITPLDNPSKDASLMAETLGLLGFTLVGGRAQLDLDKGAMDLAVQSFGRQVQGADVALFYYAGHGVQVSGANYLVPVGANPTREADVDFQMTDVNLVLRQMQGSGTRLNLVILDACRNNPFGSRGLRASDGGLAQMRAPEGTLISYATQPGNVAQDGSDGHSPYTKALAATVRTAGLDVFQTFNQVGLAVKRATSGAQQPWVSSSPIDGTFYFVPPTQTAPPQVAAMQPDPLPADRLRADPDRVPLRDAALLSELSERLYELNFDPDSPDGMTRAITKLQQRISMAPTGEATEGLLLRMRKMEDLKPWGSIVYGPDGSKWGISWNHASRRAAVADARGNCGGAKCPIELSFYGNRCGAFAISDKSWSLVQRDSVQRAKDAALDECGKAGKTCRIIGSVCADGSGR